gtGTATTAATATTCCGTCTCCTCCCACTTTCATAACGAAAAGAACGTTCACCCAGGAAGCCTTGCAAACATTCACTACTACACTTTCTCACATAAATTGGTCTGAAATCATTAATTGTACATGTCCTAATAACTCCTACAATctattttacaatatttttaagATAAATTTTGATAATTGTTTCCCAAAGAAAACAGTTAaaataaacaccaaaaacaaccgCAGTCCACACATTACCTCAGCACTAAAGAAAAGCATAAGAGAAAAACATCGACTCGAAAAATTAGCATATAAATGGCCTTTAACATTCCGAGAACATTACCGAATGTACAGAAATAGACTAACAGCACTTTTAAAACAAGCTAAGAAGAAGTATTACCAAGACCAATTACTAGCTAACCAAGGCAACCCTAAGTCTCACTGGAATTCAATAAACAACATATTAGGTAAATCTGCAGGtgccaaaaataataaagttgaGTTAAGACCAATTTGTAATACCATTCCAGATACATTTAATGAACACTTTCTCAAAGCAGGGGGGCACACAACAGAAAACATAGATAGTGGATTTTTGAATTATTTACACAATTCTCCCAATTTTTCAATGTATTTATATCCCGTTACAAACCTAGAAATTGTAAAATGTATCAAATCATTTAAAACTTCTTCCTCCGGATACGATGACATTTCTCCAATTGTTTTGAAAAATACAGCCAATGATATAGCTATTCCATTAACACACATAATTAACCTGACATTAAAAACTGGCATCTTTCCTGATGCACTAAAAAGCTAAAGTTATTCCATTACTTAAATCGGGAAATAGATCTGATGTTAAAAATTATAGGCCCATTTCAATTCTTCCAGCGTTCAGCAAAATTTTTGAAAAAGTTATTACTTCCCGTCTTGTTAATtttcttgaaaataataatctaCTCACAGACTATCAGCACGGATTCAGGGCAGGTCGTTCCACAGAAACAGCTATTTTACAGTTCACCTCTAATGTATATCAAtacctagaaaaaaaacatcatgtaATAGGAGTATTCTTAGACTTATCTAAAGCATTCGATACTTTGAATCATAAAACTCTGTTGAGTAAGCTTAGTCACTATGGTGTAAGAGGTACTCCTTTAAAATTGTTTGAAAGTTATTTGACCAACAGGACACAAGCTGTATACTGCAACTCCACGTATTCTTCTTTCAATGCTGTCAATAAGGGTGTACCTCAAGGATCAATATTAGGGCCGATTCTTTTTCTCGTCTATATAAACGACATTGTCAATGTAAGCCCTAAATTTAAATACACcatttatgctgatgacacaaaTCTACTAATAAACAACGTTAATATCAATGATCTTCATATAAATTTGATTTCAGAATTAGAAAAAATCAATCATTGGATTAAAATCAATAATTTAAGTTTGAATATCACAAAaactaattatatattttttcataatcGCTCAGTTCAGTATAACATTTCACCTGTAACCATTGAAGGAAACACACTAGACAGAGTAAAGTTTACAAAATTTTTGGGCGTTTATATAGATGAGAATATGAATTGGAATGAACAGATTTCTTTTATTACGAAGAAATTATCAAAGATGTGTGGTATTTTGTATAGAGTTCGAAATAACCTCACAGCTGAATCCCTCACTAGTATTTATTACACACTCTGTTATCCCCACCTCACTTACTGTGCATCAACTTGGGCATGTACTTGGCAGTCttttgttaaaaaaatatcaatagcaCAGAATAAAATTTTTAGATGCATCTTTTATATGAATAGGTTTGAATCAACAagaaacataatatatacacaaaattttcttacttttataaaCATTCATAAATATTTCTTACTGTTAATGATTTACAAGTACCTTACCCAGTATTGTGGAGGTCAGCCTTTTAGTCTGGTAAACACATCTCACAACATTCGAGGTAATAATGTCAATCTTATATGCCCACAGTACAGAACAACTCTCTTTAAGTACAGTGTACTTTACTCCGGTCCTCAAATATGGAATTCATTACCTTTACAAATTAAAACTCTTCTTTATAGTGGTAATTTATCCACTTTTAAAAAATCTGTGAAAACATATTTATATAATAATCAAAATAGTTAATAACATGCATAACAATGTCAAATCCTACTACAGTTACATCATTTTGCCCATTCCTGATTTTTATATTACCTTGTATAAATAAGACCAtactttctttgtatttgttttctggtatggtattatcattatgtatatgaatatgtatgtatgtgtatgtgtgtgtagatttatatgtatatgtacatgtgtatgtatgtatatatacttgtatgtgtatgtgtatgtatgggtatatgtgtgtatatgtgtgtgtatgtatatgtttatgtatgtgcatttgtgtgtatgtatatgtatatgtgtgtgtatttatatgtatgtatgtaggtaggtatatgtatgtatgtatgtgtatatatatatgtgtgtatattatatattatcattattattattattattgttattattattattattattattattataataactattattcatattattagttattataagtaatattactattatatgcTCTAGCTAAGTGTTAAATTGTAAACATCAAATCTAATAATGCATGATCATGTCTGTCGGGAAGCTTCGGCTTGACAGGCTGTGCCACAGTCAGTTTCATTGTATTCAACAATATACTTGTAATCTAAGGGcaataaacctttacttacttacttacttacttacttacttacacacacacacacacacacacacacacacacacacacacacacacacacacacacacacacacctttgcttctatctattctattccttttcctatcaagttattttcatcactatctttAGTTTCGTATTCCATCAGCATTCCCCTTAACTCTGGCACACAATAAGCGGGAGCTGCGACGAAAGGCCAAGTGCGTAGTGAGCATGAAAGGAAATATCACCACGGTCACCAACCCTGATGACTCGGCCGATGTCAAGTCCTTCACCTACGACTACTCTTACTGGAGCTTTGACGGCTGCAAGGAGGAGCCAAATGGCTACTTTGCCAAGCAGTCACCCAACTCAAGTATGCtgatcaggtgagagagagagagagagagagagagagagagagagagagagagagagagagagagagagagagagagagagagagagagaaagggcacgTCATTCTTACGCTAATCTGGAATATAAAACTAAGATTATCAGTTATACTATAATTTGGACTCAGAAGTATTCACGATATCGATTAACTACTAACTCAGAAAAAATGTCATCGGATAGCTGCTATAATCTGATGGCGTTAGCGTGATGATCTGTGACGGTAACGACCACCTATGGTTATTGCTATCATTGGTGTCATCAAAATCACATTCTGGTTATTTCTGctggtcattattatcatcctcttggagtcatcattatcaacttttcttttctcttcatcattcatcatcattagcttggcctcttctcatcatcaccatcttttccttctcttcatcatcaatatcatcatcttccttttcatcattaccattatcttttttcttcttccctttatcatcCTCATTACATTTTCCTGTTCATCACCATTAAGAACTGTCACTATAAATGCTAAGCTTTCTTCGCCTTTTGACAGAACACGGTGTACAATGATCTGGGAGGTGGAGTCTTAGCAAACGCCTGGGCTTGTTATAACTCCACACTGTTCGCTTATGGGCAGACAGGCTCGGGAAAATCTTGGTCTGTCATTGGATATGGAtccaataaaggtaaaaaataaaaaagtccaCATTTCATAGGTGTTTTCAGATGTTTCTCCTCAAAATTTTGGATGAACCTTTTGACTGCATTCTttggagactttttttttttttttttttattctttttgttgcccttaaccaTAGATAGTTGTTGAGTTGTTGAAAGCCTGCATGGTTCTCTTAAAAGTTCTGCATATCCATCACGTGAAATCAAAAGAATGTTACAATTTCATGAAATTGATCGTCAATGTATCCTGATtcttgaaagtgagagaaagaaataaatggaaaacagatggatggacaaagaaagaaacatacaacacagtgtaaagaaaggaaaaaaacaataaaaatctaTTCCTAAACTTTCAGGAATCGTGCCATTGTTCTGTAAAGATTTATTTAATGgcatcacacaaaacacagaggagaaggagtttgaAGTGAGGTTCAGCATGTTGGAGATCTACAATGAGGTAGTTCATGACCTGCTCAACCCCACCAAGAGCAAGAAAGGCCTCAAGGTCCGCCAACACCCGAAGAAAGGCTTCTATGGTAAGTACTATTGTGACGACAGGAACTGAtgaatgtcaatagaatcgtttaatcgtactcatatctcaaggtaaaatgtgtcccagcattgaagggtaaatcacacccaaacaacCTTCTGAACAGCTGAAGGCCTCAAGCTGGCTCTGGTCACCAACTACAACGAAATTGAGCAGAAGATGAACGAGGGCACCGTCAACCGCACCATCGCCTTCACCAACATGAACGCCACCTCATCCCGCGCCCACACCATCGTTGGCATCACCGTCATACAGAAATTCAAAACAATGCTGGACAAGAAACAGCAAAGCAGGCCGTTGTGAACTTGGTGGATCTggctggcaggtgtgtgtgtgtgtgtgtgtgtgtgtgtgtgtgtgtgtgtgtgtgtgtgtgtgtgctaagagGATGTGCTCAACGTTCTCCTCTGCCAGTGAGGTGTGGGCCCTCCTCCACTGTCAGGCCACTCCGCATGCTCTGAAGTGGACGACTCCCTTTGCTccagggtgtgggtggtggggccGGGCTCTTGGTTATGGCTGTGGTGGGAGTGTGGATGGTGCAGGAGGAAATGTCGTGGGTCTGGAGCTGTTGTTGTATCCGAGGATGGATGAAGCCACTGCCTCGTTCACACCCCAGCACATAGATCCCCTCGATGTGCTTGGACCGGTGGATCTGGTGGGCAGGTGCAGGACTCTGACATGATCAGCAGGcgggtttatttgtctatcttttatctgctaatccattcatctatcaatctatcaaacAGTACTCACCAATCTCCAGGTAACAGTGGCACTAgttggggtggaggaggacgggaagccTTGCTCCAGAGTGGGTGTGAGCAGTGCAGCTCGTGCCTCTACCTCATCAACGCCAACCATCCCGACGGATggtttatttcacttactttctcacattcagttactcttggtttcagggctgtgttttctgcaagcagtcggtcttgtttatccataagactggttatcacctccttcatgtttcTTAATTCCTTTCTACATAAACAAGTCTTCTCATATTACTTCGTTCATCCCGGAAACCCGCGAAATCCTTATCCATACTATCATCAGTCAGTTTTCTTAAACCTATAGGGGTTTCTATAATGCGTTGGTTCCCACTCGCCGTATGTTTTGGTTCTGTCGTGCgcctggcagcgctacttggttccatctctctctctcgttgttcattaattatctatatgtggtctaacacttatttcctttggagataggagaacctatggccccctctccccctataCATACATCTAGGCCTGTGGTCTAACTCCTTTTGAAGTAATCTCAGCGAGCTGCTCAGATGCGTGCGTCCTGCTCGACGGCTCCgcgcgtgtaattcaccttttgatctgctgcagtctctgacgagacagccagacgttaccctacggaacgagctcagagctcattgtttccgatcttcggataggcctgagaccaggcacacaccacacaccgggacaacaaggtcacaactcctcgatttacatcccgtacctactcactgctaggtgaacaggggctacacgtcaaaggagacatacccaaatatctccacccggccggggaatcgaaccccggtcctctggcttgtgaagccagcgctctaaccactgagctaccgggccgtgtgtatgtgtgtgtgtgtgtgtgtgtgtgtgtgtgtgtgtgtgtgtgtgtgtgtgtgtgtgtgtgtgtgtgtgtgtgtgtgtttacctagttgtgttttacaggaaaagagccatGCTCGTgctatcctgtctccatatctgtcCAGATTAGCCTTAAAGTCaggaatatttcttgcttgaaccacTGTTTTATCCAAGTTGTTCCATGTTGctatgcttctgtttggaaaactaTACATTTCTTAAAGTCTCTTCTACATacggtcttattattatttatttttttttttatgttatggcctatagcacctgtaggcatacttgaagagtatatgtgggaagcgctgttctacttccacccattagtggcgcaggcaattttattcgtagtggtacccatattaaggccca
This sequence is a window from Portunus trituberculatus isolate SZX2019 chromosome 34, ASM1759143v1, whole genome shotgun sequence. Protein-coding genes within it:
- the LOC123512758 gene encoding kinesin-like protein KIF28P, with protein sequence MLEIYNEVVHDLLNPTKSKKGLKVRQHPKKGFYAEGLKLALVTNYNEIEQKMNEGTVNRTIAFTNMNATSSRAHTIVGITVIQKFKTMLDKKQQSRPL